A stretch of the Panicum virgatum strain AP13 chromosome 9N, P.virgatum_v5, whole genome shotgun sequence genome encodes the following:
- the LOC120689687 gene encoding bZIP transcription factor 29-like yields the protein MNGVGDAHAAAMMHQHQQHVQARVHQQQLGVSLPMASSFAPEQASAKPRPPGLPPTPPPAFGGQQPSPGDACMEVDAAAARKAHHRRSRSDVPFGYFPPASGGAQLPPPKVEAGWGHHPGGDADDLFNAYLNLEGLDGLNSSDERHDDGDSRGSSIKTNGADSSENESEECAADSRAGIRLWGAEGLKRSAAGEPAGAPMARHARSLSMDSLIGKLNFSAGAAANGAVIAGPNRFSLEFGSGEFSPVEMKKIMADEKLAEMALADPKRVKRVLANRQSAARSKERKMRYIAELEQKVQILQTEATTLSAQLTLLQRDSAGIATQNNELKFRLQAMEQQAQLRDALNEALTAEVQRLKIATAELGDSCSSNNLAQQLQLSAQDQMFQLQHQQQQATPIPFYQLQQAQQNGAGKNQDSTE from the exons ATGAACGGCGTCGGCGACGCGCACGCGGCCGCGATGatgcaccagcaccagcagcacgTGCAGGCGCGGGTGCACCAGCAGCAGCTGGGGGTGTCGCTGCCGATGGCGTCGTCCTTCGCGCCCGAGCAGGCCAGCGCCAAGCCGAGGCCGCCGGggctgccgccgacgccgcccccgGCGTTCGGCGGGCAGCAGCCCTCGCCGGGGGACGCGTGCATGGAGGTcgatgccgcggcggcgcgcaaggCGCACCACCGCCGGTCCCGCAGCGATGTGCCGTTCGGGTACTTCCCGCCGGCGTCGGGTGGAGCGCAGCTCCCGCCGCCCAAGGTGGAGGCCGGCTGGGGCCACCaccccggcggcgacgcggacgACCTGTTCAACGCGTACCTCAACCTGGAGGGCCTGGACGGGCTCAACTCCTCCGACGAGCGCCACGACGACGGGGACAGCCGCGGGAGCAGCATCAAGACCAACGGCGCCGACAGCAGCGAGAACGAGTCCGAGGAGTGCGCCGCCGACAGCCGCGCCGGGATCCGCCTCTGGGGCGCCGAGGGGCTCAAGAGGAGCGCCGCGGGGGAGCCCGCCGGCGCGCCCATGGCCCGCCACGCCAGGAGCCTGTCCATGGACAGCCTCATCGGGAAGCTCAActtctccgccggcgccgcggccaaCGGCGCCGTCATTGCGGGGCCCAACAGGTTCAGCCTCGAGTTCGGCAGCGGCGAGTTCAGCCCCGTCgagatgaagaagatcatggcCGACGAGAAGCTGGCCGAGATGGCGCTCGCCGACCCCAAGCGCGTCAAGAG GGTGCTGGCCAACAGGCAGTCGGCGGCGCGGTCCAAGGAGAGGAAGATGCGCTACATTGCGGAGCTGGAGCAGAAGGTGCAGATCCTGCAGACGGAGGCCACCACTCTCTCCGCTCAGCTCACCCTTCTCCAG CGCGACTCGGCAGGGATCGCGACGCAGAACAATGAGCTCAAGTTCCGGCTGCAGGCCATGGAGCAGCAGGCGCAGCTGCGTGACG CACTGAATGAGGCACTGACAGCCGAGGTCCAGCGCCTGAAAATCGCGACTGCAGAGCTCGGCGATTCTTGCTCTTCCAACAATCTAGCCCAGCAGCTCCAACTCAGTGCTCAGGACCAGATGTTTCAACTgcagcatcagcagcagcaggctaCACCGATCCCGTTTTACCAGCTGCAGCAGGCACAGCAGAACGGCGCAGGGAAGAACCAGGACTCAACGGAATGA